The following are encoded together in the Xanthomonas vesicatoria ATCC 35937 genome:
- the rlmKL gene encoding bifunctional 23S rRNA (guanine(2069)-N(7))-methyltransferase RlmK/23S rRNA (guanine(2445)-N(2))-methyltransferase RlmL, translating into MKFFASCAKGLEYLLADELLALGASKATATISGVNVEGEPRDALRAVMWSRLASRVLWPLTEFDCPDEDALYAGVSELPWDEHLSVGHTLSVDAHVSGTAITHARYAAQRIKDAVVDTMRRQGLERPSVDVESPDLRLNLSLRKGRATISVDLGGGPLHRRGWRMAQNEAPLKENLAAAVLLRAGWPRVYADGGGLLDPMCGSGTLLIEGALMAADVAPGLQRYGSDVPSRWRGFDRAVWQQLVDEARERDSAGRAALKQVIHGSDMDPHAIRAAKENAQVAGVAEAIWFGVREVGDLQTPPQATGVVVCNPPYDERLAADAALYRKLGDTLQRVVPQWRASLLCGNAELAYATGLRAGKKYQLFNGAIECALIVCDPIAVPRRTPLAAPTALSEGAQMVANRLRKNLQKFKKWRALEGIECFRVYDADLPEYSAAIDVYQQADGDRRIFLHVQEYAAPATIPEADVRRRLGELLAAAREVFEVPAERVALKSRERGKGGSKYGRFEQRNEIVHVREHGALLRVNLFDYLDTGLFLDHRPLRGTMAQQSKGRRFLNLFCYTGVASVQAAVAGASATTSVDLSATYLQWCADNLALNGQAGTKHKLVQADALAWLEAERAHFDVIFCDPPTFSNSARAEDFDIQREHVRLLRAAVARLAPGGVLYFSNNFRRFKLDEEAVAEFAQCEEISPRTIDPDFERHARIHRAWRLTA; encoded by the coding sequence GTGAAATTCTTCGCATCCTGTGCCAAGGGCCTGGAATACCTGCTTGCCGACGAGCTGCTCGCGCTCGGTGCCAGCAAGGCCACCGCCACCATCTCCGGCGTCAATGTCGAGGGTGAACCGCGCGACGCGCTGCGCGCCGTCATGTGGTCGCGCCTGGCCAGCCGCGTGCTGTGGCCGCTCACCGAGTTCGACTGCCCGGACGAGGACGCGCTGTATGCCGGCGTGTCAGAGTTGCCGTGGGACGAGCACCTGTCGGTAGGCCACACCTTGTCGGTGGACGCGCACGTCTCCGGCACCGCGATTACGCACGCACGCTATGCCGCGCAGCGCATCAAGGACGCGGTGGTCGACACCATGCGCCGGCAGGGGCTGGAACGCCCGTCGGTGGATGTGGAAAGCCCCGACCTGCGGTTGAACCTGTCGCTGCGCAAGGGCCGCGCCACCATCTCGGTGGACCTGGGCGGCGGCCCGTTGCACCGGCGCGGCTGGCGCATGGCGCAGAACGAGGCGCCGCTGAAGGAAAACCTGGCCGCGGCAGTGTTGCTGCGCGCTGGCTGGCCGCGCGTGTATGCCGATGGCGGCGGCTTGCTGGACCCGATGTGCGGCAGCGGCACGTTGCTGATCGAAGGCGCCTTGATGGCCGCCGACGTCGCGCCCGGCCTGCAGCGCTACGGCAGCGATGTGCCCAGCCGATGGCGCGGGTTCGATCGCGCGGTTTGGCAGCAGCTGGTCGATGAAGCGCGCGAACGCGACAGTGCAGGCCGTGCCGCGCTGAAGCAGGTGATCCACGGCAGCGATATGGACCCGCACGCGATCCGCGCCGCCAAGGAAAACGCGCAGGTGGCCGGGGTAGCCGAGGCGATCTGGTTCGGTGTACGCGAAGTGGGCGATCTGCAGACCCCGCCGCAGGCCACCGGCGTGGTGGTCTGCAATCCGCCGTACGACGAGCGCCTGGCTGCCGATGCGGCCTTGTATCGCAAGCTGGGCGACACCCTGCAGCGCGTCGTGCCGCAGTGGCGTGCGAGCCTGCTGTGCGGCAATGCCGAGCTGGCGTACGCCACCGGCCTGCGCGCGGGCAAGAAATATCAGTTGTTCAATGGCGCGATCGAGTGCGCGTTGATCGTCTGCGACCCGATCGCGGTGCCGCGCCGTACGCCATTGGCGGCACCGACCGCGCTCAGCGAAGGTGCGCAGATGGTGGCCAACCGGCTGCGCAAGAATCTGCAGAAATTCAAGAAGTGGCGTGCGCTCGAAGGCATCGAGTGCTTCCGCGTCTACGATGCCGACCTGCCGGAATATTCCGCTGCCATCGACGTGTATCAGCAAGCCGATGGCGACCGGCGCATCTTCCTGCATGTGCAGGAATATGCCGCGCCGGCGACCATTCCGGAGGCGGATGTGCGTCGTCGCCTGGGCGAGTTGTTGGCGGCTGCGCGCGAGGTGTTCGAGGTGCCGGCCGAGCGCGTCGCATTGAAGTCGCGCGAGCGTGGCAAGGGCGGCAGCAAGTACGGCCGCTTCGAACAGCGCAACGAAATCGTCCACGTGCGCGAGCACGGCGCGCTGCTGCGCGTGAACCTGTTCGATTATCTGGATACCGGCCTGTTCCTGGACCACCGCCCGTTGCGCGGCACCATGGCGCAGCAGTCCAAGGGCCGGCGCTTTCTCAACCTGTTCTGCTACACCGGCGTGGCCAGCGTGCAGGCGGCGGTGGCCGGCGCCAGCGCCACGACCAGCGTGGATCTGTCCGCGACCTATCTGCAGTGGTGCGCCGACAACCTGGCCTTGAACGGCCAGGCCGGCACCAAGCACAAGCTGGTGCAGGCCGATGCGCTGGCCTGGCTGGAAGCCGAGCGTGCGCACTTCGACGTGATTTTCTGCGACCCGCCAACGTTCTCCAACTCCGCGCGCGCCGAGGATTTCGATATCCAGCGCGAGCACGTCCGCCTGCTGCGTGCGGCGGTGGCGCGTCTGGCGCCGGGCGGCGTGCTGTATTTTTCCAACAACTTCCGCCGCTTCAAGCTGGATGAGGAAGCGGTCGCCGAGTTCGCGCAATGCGAGGAAATCAGCCCGCGCACCATCGACCCGGATTTCGAACGCCATGCACGCATCCATCGCGCATGGCGGTTGACGGCCTGA
- a CDS encoding NAD kinase: MTASPRIAFLASHTEPAMNARARLVQRYGDHPLETAEIVCALGGDGFMLQTLHRHGAADKPVFGMKLGSVGFLMNQYRDDEDDLLVRLQRAEPAHLRPLEMLVQTESGTSAGSLAYNEVSLLRQTRQAAHLSVDLNGQTRIAELIGDGVMVATPAGSTAYNYSAHGPILPLGSHTLALTPIAPYRPRRWRGAILKADTEVRFRVLDPYKRPVSVTADSHEIRDVVEVTIRESTERRVTLLFDPEHNLEERIFSEQFAV; this comes from the coding sequence ATGACCGCATCACCCCGCATTGCCTTTCTGGCCAGTCACACCGAGCCCGCGATGAACGCGCGGGCGCGTCTGGTGCAGCGCTACGGCGATCATCCGCTGGAGACCGCCGAGATCGTCTGCGCTCTGGGCGGGGATGGCTTCATGCTGCAGACCCTGCATCGTCATGGTGCGGCAGACAAACCGGTGTTCGGCATGAAGCTGGGCTCGGTCGGGTTTTTGATGAACCAGTACCGCGACGACGAAGACGACCTGCTGGTGCGTCTGCAACGGGCCGAACCTGCGCATCTGCGGCCGCTGGAAATGCTGGTGCAGACTGAATCGGGCACCAGTGCCGGGTCGCTGGCCTACAACGAGGTCTCGCTGTTGCGGCAGACCCGCCAGGCCGCGCATCTGAGCGTGGATCTCAATGGCCAGACCCGCATCGCCGAACTGATCGGCGACGGCGTGATGGTCGCCACGCCGGCCGGCAGCACCGCCTACAACTATTCCGCGCACGGGCCGATTCTGCCGCTGGGCTCGCATACGCTGGCACTGACGCCGATCGCGCCGTATCGCCCGCGCCGCTGGCGCGGCGCCATCCTCAAGGCCGATACCGAAGTGCGCTTCCGCGTGCTCGACCCATACAAGCGTCCGGTCAGCGTCACCGCCGATTCGCACGAGATCCGCGATGTGGTGGAAGTGACCATCCGCGAATCCACCGAGCGCCGCGTCACGCTGCTGTTCGACCCCGAGCACAATCTGGAAGAGCGCATCTTCAGCGAACAGTTTGCGGTGTGA
- a CDS encoding 5'-nucleotidase — protein sequence MADNSPRLLTVAVTSRALFDLEEGHALFEANGVEAYSAFQREHEDDILQPGVAFPVVRKLLALNHDVPEETPRVEVILLSRNSADTGLRIFNSIQHYNLGIVRATFTSGEPTWPYVKPFGTDLFLSANPDSVRRALTHGIAAATIMPRAPGERAEAAAAIVDNDESRLSTQLRIAFDGDAVIFGDESERISREQGVEAFGRHERERAREPLSVGPFRNFLSALHTLQAAFPPGEASPIRTALVTARSAPAHERVIRTLREWGVRLDEALFLGGRHKGPFLEAFGADIFFDDSQHNIDSARQHQHVAAGHVPHGVANDPPSR from the coding sequence ATGGCTGACAACTCCCCCAGGTTATTGACCGTCGCGGTGACCTCGCGCGCGCTGTTCGATCTTGAAGAAGGCCATGCGCTGTTCGAGGCGAACGGGGTGGAGGCGTATTCGGCGTTTCAGCGCGAGCACGAAGATGACATCCTGCAGCCGGGCGTCGCGTTTCCGGTGGTACGCAAGTTGCTGGCGCTCAACCACGATGTGCCGGAAGAAACCCCGCGGGTCGAGGTGATTCTGCTGTCACGCAATTCTGCCGACACCGGCTTGCGCATCTTCAATTCGATCCAGCACTACAACCTTGGCATCGTGCGCGCGACCTTCACCTCCGGCGAGCCGACCTGGCCGTACGTCAAACCGTTCGGCACCGATCTGTTTCTGTCGGCCAATCCGGACTCGGTGCGGCGAGCGCTGACCCACGGCATTGCCGCAGCTACCATCATGCCGCGCGCGCCGGGCGAGCGTGCCGAGGCGGCCGCCGCGATCGTGGACAACGACGAAAGCCGTCTGTCCACGCAGCTGCGCATTGCCTTCGACGGCGATGCGGTGATCTTTGGCGATGAGAGCGAACGTATCTCGCGCGAGCAAGGCGTGGAAGCCTTTGGCCGCCATGAGCGCGAGCGTGCGCGCGAGCCGCTGTCGGTCGGGCCGTTCCGTAATTTTCTGTCGGCGTTGCATACCTTGCAGGCGGCGTTCCCGCCCGGCGAAGCGTCGCCGATCCGCACGGCGCTGGTCACTGCGCGTTCGGCGCCTGCGCATGAGCGGGTGATCCGGACCTTGCGCGAGTGGGGCGTGCGCCTGGACGAAGCGCTATTTCTCGGCGGCCGCCACAAGGGGCCGTTTCTGGAAGCGTTTGGCGCAGACATCTTCTTCGACGACTCGCAACACAACATCGACAGCGCACGCCAGCACCAGCATGTGGCGGCCGGCCACGTGCCACATGGCGTGGCCAACGATCCGCCGAGCCGATGA